The Acidobacteriota bacterium region GCGCAGACATTGATTTTAAATGTCTGCGGTCAGCGAAGCTAAGGAACGACAGTAACGGCGCACGGGTGGCGTCCCGCATTGCGGGATTCCATCGTTTGGAATGTATGCGCCTTCGCAGAAAGGTCCCTGCACCATTCCGCGCGAGGCCGCACATTACAAGGCGGCCAGGGCATCAGAGTTGTGGTTTAACCTCTTGGGGATTTTCTTCAGGGGAGGGCTGCGCTGCCGTTGAGTCGTATACATCGCAAAGGCGGCCCCGCATGCGCCACCCGCCGGTTTCTAGTCAAAGTTCGTTACACATTTGTCGAATCTGTGCACCCGTCCGCAAAGATTAGAAGTCGGGAACTGTTCTCTTTGGGCATGGCGTGATAAACTCCCATTCCCTGGCGCGCAGAATTATCATGGAGGCTTACCCATGAGAGAAATCCTCGGCACTGCAAAGAACATCCGCTCGCTCTTGAGCGGTGCGAAGTACGGTGTTGATTATTACCAGAGGGAATACAAGTGGCAGACCAAACATGTTGCAGAGTTGCTGGACGACCTGGCGGAAAAATTCTTTGGCAGCTACGAACCGGGACACGAGCGCTCTGCCGTTGAAACGTACGGCCACTACTTCCTCGGCTCCATCATCATTAGCGAGAGGGAAGCTAAGAAATTCATCATTGATGGTCAGCAGCGCCTGACGACGCTTACGTTGCTTCTCATCCACGTTCATCATCTGCTGGCCGATTCAGAGCAGAAGGGCCAGCTTGCGGAACTGATCTTCTCGCAGAAGTACGGAAAGCGTTCGTTCAATCTGGACGTGCCGGAACGGACAGGCTGCATGGAAGCGCTCTACGCGAGCGAAGTGATGGACGAAAACGACCAACCGGAATCAGTTGCCAATATCCTCGCGCGTTACCAGGATATCGAAGAAAAGTTGCCTCCGGAGCTGACCGGCGCGGCGCTGCCATACTTCGCCGATTGGCTCATCGAAAACGTTCATCTCGTCGAAATCACCGCGTACTCCGACGAGGACGCCTACACGATTTTTGAGACGATGAACGACCGGGGACTCTCCCTCACTCCGACCGACATGCTCAAGGGCTACCTTCTTGCCAACATCACTGATGCCGAACGCCGAACAAAGATGAGCGAAGTTTGGAAAGGCCAGATCGGAAAACTCCAGGAATTGGGAAAAGACGAAGACGCGGACGGTATCAAGGCATGGCTTCGAAGCCAGCATGCAGAAACTATCCGCGAGCACAAGCGGGGCGCCGCGCCCCAGGACTTTGACCTCATTGGCACTGAGTTTCATCGCTGGGTACGCGACCATGAAGCAGCCCTTGCGCTGAATGGCAGCGCAGACTTCGCGCGCTTCATGGAAAAGGACTTCGCATTCTACACCCGGCAGTACGAGCGGCTGCGGCAGGCGGCGGACGCCCTGACGCCC contains the following coding sequences:
- a CDS encoding DUF262 domain-containing protein — protein: MREILGTAKNIRSLLSGAKYGVDYYQREYKWQTKHVAELLDDLAEKFFGSYEPGHERSAVETYGHYFLGSIIISEREAKKFIIDGQQRLTTLTLLLIHVHHLLADSEQKGQLAELIFSQKYGKRSFNLDVPERTGCMEALYASEVMDENDQPESVANILARYQDIEEKLPPELTGAALPYFADWLIENVHLVEITAYSDEDAYTIFETMNDRGLSLTPTDMLKGYLLANITDAERRTKMSEVWKGQIGKLQELGKDEDADGIKAWLRSQHAETIREHKRGAAPQDFDLIGTEFHRWVRDHEAALALNGSADFARFMEKDFAFYTRQYERLRQAADALTPGLECVLYNAQNNFTLQYPVLLAPLRITDSDKEILQKFRIASSYIDILITRRIWNSRAIDYSTMQYAMFLVMREIRGKTAQEVIDLLSKRLESDTETFATTDRFRLNAMNGRQIHRILARLTDYLETRSGMASRYEEYIQRKGKSGYEIEHIWANHPERHEDEFAHQADFQEYRNRIGGLLLLPKSFNASYGDLPYAAKREHYLKQNLLAQSLHELAYERNPGFVRFINQAVLPFWAHQEFKTSDLDARQQLYRRLAEDLWNPARLQDEVGERTVA